The genomic window TTCTAGATTCTTTTCTAGTTCTAGATAGTCATCCTTAATTTCACTTTAATTTTcactctttcctctttttttttttttttttttttttttttttgaatcttatTCTTTTGGTTTGAATCATTTTTGAtaagttttcctttttttttttggtaagttttCCCATTTTTGTTGTGCTACGCCAGTCATGTACACAATAAGGGGTCTCCTTACCTACATCAGGATGACCTTTCTGCGCAGTGAGCTACAATTTTAATGGATCTTTGAAAACTGGCGTACAAGTGAGCTACAATTTTAATGGTTCTTTAAAAACTGGAGTGTAGTCGCATAGGGTGTCTTATACAATTAATCAAGGGGCGTGATAAGAAGAACAAGGCTACTTGGTTCAAGAAGATAGTGAACCTTGTCCCAcaattgtatatatatttttttgatgcttATGATGTTCATACCTCAGAGCCTAACTAGATGAAGCTAAACTTTAGCAAGAACTAAAATGGAATTCAATTACATGCTTATAGGAAAATCAACATATGGAAGAAAAAACCCAAGAGATTGATAATGATAATGAGCTTTTCTATACCGGAAAAAATGAACTCGAGATAAAGTTGCAAAATTAGATAAGGGTATGAAATGCAAAATAGAGCAGATTATGCATATGTTAGTAAGAGTGTAAAAaacattaaattattaaaaaagaggAAGTATAGTGTTATGTTACACACCAAATGAAagactaaaaataaaattaaagaattatTTTAGAGAGGAAGCTATCATTGGTCCATGTACttctataagaaaaaatattgggAGTGGCTTTAATGGtgatataaaataattatgaCATATAAAAGTAAtagataatataatactataattcTAAGTAATATTTGATGTTTTCAtaacaaatttaaaattaagataaGAAAAGATATTGAACTGCTTTGTAGGCTAATCAATtgcaatttaaataaatttaacaaGATCAAGGTAATATTAGGAGTAGAGTTGGCAATTGAGTCAAGTCGAACCAAATATGGGTGGTGCTACACCTTCCATCCTATTTCCAGTGAACCAGGAAACTCGAGATCTTGGGAACTCATTTCACTGGGGGAGAGAGCGCACTGTCAATTTGCTTGAGCAAGAGGTAGATACATGTTTGACATACCATCGATGTTAGACTAGCTGAAAAGATGCAAGTCGAAGGGAGGATAGAGAATAGTGTAGGTCTAGATGCCTTAATCTTTAAGGATTCATCATTGTCATACCGCCATTCAAAGGAGATGGTAATGGATAAGGATGTAGCATGGGGCTATGGTACGTGTAAGGGCCCGTAAAGCATGTATTTAGTTCTACATCAGTGATTCGCTGAGAAGATATTGGATACTTATATAGAGTTAAGAAATCCAAACAATATCTtctagataatttttttggatgagattctgGATTATTACAAATGATATCAAAGCTAGTCTAGTCCATAGTTTATATGGACTAGAAAATATTGCAGCACAGGTTCACTGAGGTTGAGTATGGATGGATCATGATGTTTATGAATAGATGTATAGATTCAGATTTTGAGCCTAGTAAGGATGTCACGGCTAAAATGGGGGAGTATGTGAGGATCCGTGTAGGTGTGTGTTTGGTTTCATATTGATTATTCGTTGGAAAaatcttggatatttatatagAGCCAAGAAACTCAAATGATACCTTCGGTTTGGCTTTTTTGGGTGACGTCTTAGACTTTTATAGTAGACATATAGCATTGAGCTATGATACAGGTGCAGCACTAGGTTATAATAAGGATATACTGCTGGGTTATGGTAGAAATTTTAAGTTATATCTACTCTTAGGATAAAGgattaagataaaaaaaaaatgattgaatTGATTGTTGAAGGATCCCTTATAGAGTACAATTCTAATGTTTATATTAGTATTTGATGGTTGTAAACACATCTGCTTCCATGTCTGATAGTTCTACTAACTATTGCTGGTTCTcttttagtgaactcattcttcagCATAATCATTCTGCACAAATTGTTAGAGGGTAACAACATTGATCGGCCGAATTTCTTGTCATATCTCCTTTCGGCCTGTTTTAAATGAGGCTCTTATCTAGTCATGCATTTGGTCTTGTCCTTTAGGATCTGCCTCTGAGGTATGTTGTACCGATTCTCTTCTTACAACAGCCATATTGGTGCATGTTTACATGTCCATCCAAACAATGATATGGTGTAAATAATGGGTCGGGTTAGATATGAGATAAGTCAAAAATTTGCCAACCCAAATCCAactttttttttatgcagatcaAAAACTCTAATATGAACCTAATCATTTTATTAAGCAAGTAGCCTAATTCCATCTATATAGTGCATTGAATCTAGTTAAACGGGTGAAGCATTGCGACCCTTAATTTGGAGAGAGCTAAACTACATAACCCAGAGTAGTATTTCATGGATGTGTAAACCATCGAAAGGAAAAATCATAATACAAacaattaatgtaaaaaattgtTTTCATAGATGTGTAAAAAAGTATGTTTTTGGACTAATTAGGGAATGAAGAAAATTGAAACTTAAAAATTGATTCAAACAATTTAGTGAGTTTAAATGACATAATACAAAGAAAAACATGCTAATTAGCCTTTTTGACATTGATAATTTTCACTCTTGTCCAACATTAAGTAGAAGCTTGGCACTGTTTCCCAGGATCTTAGGAACCAATTATAAAATTCTTAAATTTGTTTACCTTTATGTTTAAATTGAACTCATATGGATGAGATGATGGTTGTTCTTTGAAGTTTAGGTTATGATTCCTCAATATGGTTTCCTTTAGGGTTTAGGAAAGCAGAAGTTAAGCAATGTCTTGGCATCTGATAATTTAGCACTCCATAATTTAAAGATCAACAGATGATCAAAGATAAGATACATAACTTAAAGAAATCATGATAATAGAGGACAGGGATAACATGCATGGTTGGTGGTTCTACCCAGAGATATGTTTAGATTGGAATTTTTGAAAGGTCAAAAAAAGTGGTTGTTCATGCAAGGACCACAAGCAATTAGCACAATTCATCTATAGCAttctaaatatttataatatgaactatccTTCTGATACAGACAGGTTTTGATTAAAGACAAAAATTATTATACTACTATTAAGAGGGGGGAGAAACCAAATCATGGAGTAGGAAAACAAAAGTTCCATGATAAAAATAAACGACTACATGACTGGTCTCAAGGATCAGCCTTGAGTTCTTCATTAGATTAATCTTAATTTCAAATTCCTTACAACAGAATTGCATGACTGAATCATTGTGCATGAATCAACTCTAACTAAATCAATCTGACTGGAAACTTGGCTTGCACCTGTTTCCAAAAATCCTTTTTTGTTTATTTTCTCAAAAGCTTGAAATGGATGGCTTGGATAGAAATGCTGTGGGATGGGTTGCTAGAATGCTGAAGAAGGCAATTGCTGGTTAGCCAAGAAGTGGCTGATAAGCTGCCGTGCTCGGCTCGGAGCAAATGTTGGAACTTGGTGACCAGCGCCGCGGATGGTAACAAAGGTAAGTCCCTCGAAGATAATTGTCCACCCACCAACCTCAATAACCACAAGGAAGTATCAGCATACTTATTTTAAGGTGATGATGAAGTCAGTTATGGGGTTTTAGACGAATCATTACCTGTTGATGATTGTACCATGGCTTCCATTTCTGAATAGTTTTAAGACCAAGCTTGTTCAATGTGTATCTTGTTCCCGTTACTGGAAGTCTTCCATCAGTGTCTCCACTGTATAAATGAATAGATAAGCAGGAAAAAAATCAGTCGAAAAAGAAAGACTTATTATAATCACTGGATCAAATCAACCATTATATAGATTGATGCTGTATTATCCTTCCTCTGCTTGCATGTACATATTAATACATTTTTCCACTACTTCAAAATTGTAGCTATATATGAGCAATGGTCATAGTTTTAATGGCTATTCTTGGGGcagaattcattaaaaaaaaaaaaaaatcatctaagcaAACAAATGATGATCTACATCTTGCATCAAAAGTTAGTTGACATAAAATGCTGAAGTGCATACACTATGTCCAAGATTATAAGAagcatatgaatatatgttttaactgcatgattttttttttttcatctggtACTAAGGTGAGGGAAAGTTGAATATAGTCACTCAACAAGCTTTTTTGGCTTAGctgttatatatttagatctatgttttatattttaatgagcaTTGTTGGAACATATGGAAATCTAGGCAGGGTTATTATATGCAAGTGCAACTGTGCTGTCAACACAATTTTTTGTATTAAATTATAGAAATAACATATGTGACGACTTTTTGAAGCAATAACTATTAGCTGACTAAATTTTAATTTGTCAGATCGTTATGCAAACTAGAAAATGAAATGTTCCTCAGAACACTGACTGAAATTGCATTTTCCAATCCAGCCTGCAGTAAACTCTTACATATATGCGACATTCTATATAATTTGGCATTATTTATAGCTAAATATTGATTGCAACAGTTATATAAGGTCTTACTTATAAAGAAATTCACCTGTAAACCCACACTCTGAGGCCACCATTAATTAGTTTACGAATGACTGGGAGCATGGTCGATGGCGAATCATTCCATACAGTAATTACATCGCTGCCATAACAAGTAGAAAATAATTAGAATCGATCATTATTGAATACGTTTTCATTCCAATGGAAAATCATCGATCCTTGTGATCTTCCAAATCAATGAAGAAAAACATAGGTAAGAATTTCAGAATTATTGATCATGAACAACTACTGGTGACGAATAACTTTTCTATACTATAAGAAAGATGAAAACTCCTTTGAACAACCAACACCACATCACAAGTTTAAAGCCTTACTCCAAATCATAATCAACAAACTAACATACCTGCAATGAGTCCAGTTGTATGCCATCTTTGTAACGTTGGCATGCAGAGCTTCTTGGACATCTGGACGATTAAAGTATACTTCAGTGTAGTCTGACACACAGGGATCATAGCCTGCTGGCTTCTGATGCCACCCTCgctacaacaacaacaacaaagaaaaaaaaacaacttATTCCCAATTCTACCAGTCTGTTCAAGTTTTGCAAGCAACCCACGTCCTCAAGGAGTTGTGTTTGCCTAGTCTTCATTGCTCAAGTTCAACTCCTCAGTAACCATAGAGTTATAATTTCTGAAGTAGATTCTCCTGGTTAGTACACAATGCTGAGAGAGAGGGAGCTTACATATTTGGAGAAGAGCTTAGGAGCAGCGCCTTCAATCCAAAAGGATTTTCTCATAAAAGTTGAAGTGTTCTGACGAACACAATCAGGGGCATACAAGCTGTACATGTCGATGATATGATAAACGGCGAAGTATTCATTCAATGCATTATTGCAAGCCTTGCTAGCAGGCGCCCTAGTAACAGGCACCTCGCTGAAATTACAGCTCTTCTTGACATCATGGTACACTTGATCGGAGATGACCGCATGATCCCACGCATAGTCAATCATCCCCGTCTGATCAGTGTCATCATCTAACAATGCATTTccaatctgatttatttaagaTGGTGCATTAGCAACAACTTCAATGTTTAGGATGCAGTTATAAAAGATGGAAACTAAAGTGACACCAGTAACAAGCCATGACTCTTTCCAAGATCTGAATTTAGAAAGTTTATACTGGTGATTAGTGTTCAGACAAGAGCTCCACCATGAATCCTTTGAAATTTATTTGGTCCTCCTTTGCGAGATTTTTGTTTTCATCAAAGATTTTCTCCGCAAGTTGTGGAACATAATGCCCTACAAATCATGTGATGAGGAAGTAAATATATTCCAAATATGCAGAGTACATATCACTTCATTAGTTAAAGTAATGTGATGGCAATTAGAAGAAGCTAATCTTTACCTCCATAACTTTCTCCAGCAATGTAGAAGTCATGGGACTTGTACTGTGGGAATCTCTTAAACCAATTAACAAGGAATGTATATGCGTCGATggcttttaataaaaattaaaaaccaagtgtcaataaattttattcataaaatgtATAGAAATTCTACCAAGATTATCATTATTAAATCAATAATATGTATTTCTGAGCTTACCAGTGATCTCATCCCCAAGTTGCCGCAAGTCAGAGCTTGTATTTGTGTAAGAGAATCCCACACCAACAGGGGACTCAAGAAATAGCAAATTGGCCTCTGAATAATAGATAAGAAACATTAGAGTTTTATATTATTTGTTGTTCTTGTTGTGTTAATGTCAAAATGATAAATATAGCATGCCATTTCCGACGTCAAATTGGCTGTTTAGTGGGTAGCATTCCTTCTAGTCTGACCTGCAACTAGGTTGTGCACAGATGACCCAGTCAAAATAACCCAAACAGTTCCAGCAGTTGTCCAGATTTTTGACCCAAATCCAGCACTTTGGGTTTGGCAAGGTTCGtttacatctgaattttttgcAATCTGGACCCAAAACTAACCATAAGTGTTTGCAGGGGCTCAGATTTAGGTCCAAGGTTAGTCCTTTTAATTTGTGTCAAACTTGAGATCTTAGCAATTTTTGACAACTAAGCACTTAGTCCAGACTGCAGACACTTTTGGTTGAAAGATCTAACCAAAAGTTTTTAAGTATATCTAATTAAAAATGCAGTTAGAGGTGAGTGATGAGTTGCCTTGCCTTTGTTCCAAGAATACTTATTGAATTTGAGCTCTGGCACACCTTTTTGCATTAAGAAAGGTCCAAGCTCCTCTGCCTCTCCATAGCCAATAGAAGAACAACCAGGCCCTGAATTAAAATCATATTAGACAAGCTCTTTGATGTTTTCCATCAGAAATCATATTAGGTAAAATATAATTCTGCGGTCAATAATAGCCTATTATCACCATGTTCATGAGAAAATTGCATGCATTATATTGACTCAGAGAACTGCCTCAACCCCATGTCAAGACAAGTGCAGATACATCAGTGGTGTCTGAAACGAAAGCGAAAGAATGCGACCACACATCCGAGGCGCGCCTATCAACACAAACAGTTCAATCACTGAGTTACCCATAGCATGGTTCCTGGCTCAAATTTTTCTGTGGATTTCTTTGTGCCAAATTCTTCAGATCGCCATTAGAAGGGAATCATTCACACTGGCTGAGAGCGACGTGGGTGTGCAGTGGATTACTGCAGATTGTCTTGTATCTTGTTCATCTTTTTTCCCATAGAACATGTTACGTAGTTTCATTTCAGCCATGGTAATTAATAGTAGTAAGTCCAACAAGATATGGATGTCTGAAGTTCATATGAATGGATAAAAGAAAGTAGAGTTGCATCATTTCACATGCAAGGTCCCCCCCTACTTCTGAAATATCTAGGCTGACTGAAGGTTGGTGTATAGGGGGAACCGAAGCCGGCACACTGGTGTGAAGAGAGCAACGTCTCTTCCTTGTGATGCTTTTAGGCATCCTCATGGTCAAAGGCACCATTGCTCTAGTCCTCTCAAACTATTCCAACTTTCTCCCACTTACGTCCTGCTTCTTTGATTTAGACCCTCTCCTTTGAGGAGTTAGTGTTATTGCCACTATCTCCTGCTGAAGGATGGTCCCCCAACAACCTATCTATTGCTTGAAAGCGCCATCTCAACCTATTGTTGATTTAGTCTTGTGGGTTACCACATTGAAATTAAGATACATCATAGCAGCTATGAGTATCTTTTCAAAGTATATTGCATCATGAATATGTGAGCTTGATCAACTAAATCATGTATCCAAGTCAAAGTAGATGTCTCCTATATGTATATAAAGAATATTATGAGTGAAACGAAAGTAATTATATCTTCACAGCTCAAAATTCTAAAGTTAAACGCAACCCATGTTAGAATGAAAAGAGAAAGCATGCAATACATATTAACGGTCAATAGTCAAAAGAAGGCTTTGCTTAAGTTGTAGAGAAAACTTGGCAGATTCCGGAAAGGATATTGGACTAGAAAGGGAAAGAGTTAGGCACTACAACAATAATAGCTTAAACCGGGGTACTTGTGACAGCTCAATAACAAAATAGAAGAGTTCATCAATCCTTCTCGATCGTTTTGTATGTTAATAATGGAGGGGTCCCATGGACCACAAGCAATACGGGTCAACAAGCCATCTCTTGATAGCCCCAAATGCACCATGGATACCAATGAAGTATCTTCAAGAGTTTGATCATTTCATTTTGGAAGCATTCAAAGAAGTATTGATGAATCTAATGGTATAATTCTATTGAATTACGGTCTATATATGATTGTGTCTGTGGTGCTGGTCTCGCTGGACCACTCTGACCAATAGGAAAATGAGAGCAGATTTATGGAATTTATATATGGCGAGAGTTGAACCGCGTATTGGGCTACCAACATATTATTAGTCTTTTAGTTCTTTACATAGAAGAAACAGTAAGGTATGGTAGTGGTTCCTTTAATCAAAGGGGAGAGACAAGCCTGAATTGAAGGAGAAAACACCATGCGCATAACCTTTTAATAATTAAGAGCAGACTGCATGTAGCCTGACGAACTGAAGATACCGTACACCTTTTTCCAGCATTCAGTTGCTGCCATAATATATACATGCAAAGAATAACCTTCCCATCTTCTATCGTTAAGTCAAATTAAGCAAAAACTTCTAACACTTCCATCTTCCAAATAAAAccaaataaaaaatgaaaattcaaaaagaaaaaaaaaagaattagaatTGTCTTAATCCTGTCCTCACTTCGGAAAGTCTAGGCCCGGAATTTCCACTATCATATACAATCCATTTTGTAGGCTAATCACTATCTATACTTGTGAGGAAAAAGAAATGGAATTAAACAACAGTTAGTGGGAGCTTTCCTGGAGAACTTTGAAAGGAGAATACAATAGAAGGTAGAAAGAATGGAGAAAGCTATAGTATAAGCACATATAAGCATAATTCTATGCTCATACATAACATATATACCTCCATTGAGCCATAGGAGAAGAGGCTTCTTCTCAACGTCGTGAGTGGCCTCGAAGAACCAATAGAAGAGCGCCCTCCCATGGCTCTCGTTGACAGTACATAGCCAGCGAACTGCTGAAAACTCACCAGTGGCTGGCCGGGAAGCCGGACCACACGGTCGGCCTCTTGTTGCATTAAGACCGCATGATCTAATCCAGTGGACTTGACAAGAATTGCGGAGCAGAAGAAGAGcaggaaggaaaggaagagagaatgGAAGGATGAGACACCCATTTGGTGAATTGTTGGTAGAGAGGCCTGGAGCTCTAGGTTAGTATATATAATGGATCCAGTGTGTACAGTGGCTTTTTAAACCATTTCTTCACCATTTTTTATGCG from Elaeis guineensis isolate ETL-2024a chromosome 4, EG11, whole genome shotgun sequence includes these protein-coding regions:
- the LOC105042764 gene encoding LOW QUALITY PROTEIN: serine carboxypeptidase-like 34 (The sequence of the model RefSeq protein was modified relative to this genomic sequence to represent the inferred CDS: inserted 1 base in 1 codon): MGVSSFHSLFLSFLLFFCSAILVKSTGLDHAVLMQQEADRVVRLPGQPLVSFQQFAGYVXVNESHGRALFYWFFEATHDVEKKPLLLWLNGGPGCSSIGYGEAEELGPFLMQKGVPELKFNKYSWNKEANLLFLESPVGVGFSYTNTSSDLRQLGDEITAIDAYTFLVNWFKRFPQYKSHDFYIAGESYGGHYVPQLAEKIFDENKNLAKEDQINFKGFMIGNALLDDDTDQTGMIDYAWDHAVISDQVYHDVKKSCNFSEVPVTRAPASKACNNALNEYFAVYHIIDMYSLYAPDCVRQNTSTFMRKSFWIEGAAPKLFSKYRGWHQKPAGYDPCVSDYTEVYFNRPDVQEALHANVTKMAYNWTHCSDVITVWNDSPSTMLPVIRKLINGGLRVWVYSGDTDGRLPVTGTRYTLNKLGLKTIQKWKPWYNHQQVGGWTIIFEGLTFVTIRGAGHQVPTFAPSRARQLISHFLANQQLPSSAF